The Cetobacterium sp. 8H DNA window ATCAAATCTAATAATATTGATAGTCCAGAACCTTTCCAAAATCCAATTGGTAAAACTCTCCAAGTCTTTTCTATTTCAACTGGATCATTTGTTATATTTCCTGCCAAATCATATCCACCAGGAACAGGCAATTTTTCTCCTCTTAATTTTGCTGCTTCCATTTGTCCATATGAAAATTGAGCAACAGCTACATCTGCAACAATATGTCCATCTTTTCTTGGAACAGAAAAAATAATTGGATTATTTCCTATTCTTCTTTCACTTGCTCCCCAAGCTGGCATATTTGGTTGAGTATTTGTCCAACAAATTCCGATACATCCAGCTTCTGCAGCTTGCCATCCATATGTCCCACCTCTTAACCAATGGTTTGTATTTTGAATTGCAACTGCTCCTATTCCATATTGTTTTGCAAGTTCAATTGCTCTATCCATAGCCTTTTTAGCTGTTATATTTCCTAATCCTAAATTACCATTCCATCTTTCAAATGCTCCCATATTTGCAACTACATTCGGTTCTGCTACTGGATCTATATATCCTTTTTCTATATATTCAAAAATTCTTGGAAATCTATTTACTCCATGCGAATAAACCCCATCACAACTTGTTTCTGTAAATAATTGTGATGCGCTTTCTGCTTTCTCTTCTGAAAATCCTTTTTTTAATAAAACTCTCTTAAATTCAGTTTTCATATCTTCAAATTTAACTCTTAACATCTCTATCGCTCCTTTAGTTTTTATTATATTTTTTTAAAACTTCATCTGATATTTCTTGAGCTCTTATAGAACTTTCCAAACTTCCTGAATGTTTTTTTCCACTCAA harbors:
- the yiaK gene encoding 3-dehydro-L-gulonate 2-dehydrogenase, whose protein sequence is MLRVKFEDMKTEFKRVLLKKGFSEEKAESASQLFTETSCDGVYSHGVNRFPRIFEYIEKGYIDPVAEPNVVANMGAFERWNGNLGLGNITAKKAMDRAIELAKQYGIGAVAIQNTNHWLRGGTYGWQAAEAGCIGICWTNTQPNMPAWGASERRIGNNPIIFSVPRKDGHIVADVAVAQFSYGQMEAAKLRGEKLPVPGGYDLAGNITNDPVEIEKTWRVLPIGFWKGSGLSILLDLIAAVLSGGNSCEEVGKLGGDEFALSQVLIAIDAERIAGTEAMENIVNSTIDYIKGSDPVEKDGTIFYPGELEKIKRNENLQLGIPVHEEVWNKIKSM